In Acanthopagrus latus isolate v.2019 chromosome 16, fAcaLat1.1, whole genome shotgun sequence, one DNA window encodes the following:
- the grhl1 gene encoding grainyhead-like protein 1 homolog, with protein sequence MSQEHDNKRAVLVLQNEAGYGGQRRSFTTEDEAWKSFLENPLTAATKAMMSINGDEDSAAALGLLYDYYKVPREKRTITQSKPEALACDVDPNKRHQIQAGHSIGPHHEAGMENRIQVLKGPFNILQLAQDKRQFPSPDTTVTVSIAAVPNYPPIKTEGPSQGFSVTIPNNCTETDSHVGVFERQLTHNGVQFSPTTQSRTPPDSTFSESFKDGSQEVFSFPGDLQLRMASMTPDEYPQFDAMPGNHFEYTLEASKSLRQKTGDGTMTYLNKGQFYPITLREVDSKGIQQPITKVRSVVMVVFGEEKCRDDQLKHWKYWHSRQHTAKQRCLDIADYKESFNTIGNIEEISYNAISFTWDTNEEAKIFISVNCLSTDFSSQKGVKGLPLNLQIDTYSYNNRSNKPIHRAYCQIKVFCDKGAERKIRDEERKQSRRKGKVAELNPGLAFVDVKVPILQKRNDVTIFKMMNDFETQPVLFIPDIHFSSFQRHPYSTEDGEESSGMKRLPFSDDEFGAPPNKMAREEEPKKVLLYVRRETEEVFDALMLKNPTLKGLVEAISEKYELPLDKVGKVYKKCKKGILVHMDDNIIKHYSNEDTFQITMEDLGGMCKLTLTEI encoded by the exons ATGTCACAGGAGCATGACAA TAAGCGTGCGGTCCTGGTTCTCCAGAACGAGGCAGGCTATGGCGGCCAGCGTCGCTCCTTCACCACAGAAGATGAAGCCTGGAAATCATTTCTGGAGAACCCGCTGACAGCTGCCACCAAGGCCATGATGAGCATAAACGGAGACGAGGACAGCGCTGCAGCTCTTGGGCTTCTCTACGACTACTATAAG GTGCCCAGGGAAAAGAGAACAATAACCCAGAGCAAGCCAGAAGCACTGGCCTGTGATGTGGATCCCAACAAAAG GCATCAGATCCAGGCCGGACACTCCATAGGTCCACACCACGAAGCCGGTATGGAGAACAGGATCCAGGTTCTCAAGGGGCCCTTCAATATTCTACAGCTGGCCCAGGACAAGAGGCAGTTCCCCTCGCCAG ACACAACTGTCACAGTTTCCATCGCCGCCGTGCCAAACTACCCGCCCATCAAGACAGAGGGGCCCAGCCAAGGCTTCTCGGTGACCATACCGAACAACTGCACCGAAACTGACAGCCACGTGGGCGTCTTCGAGCGCCAGCTCACCCACAACGGGGTCCAGTTCAGTCCCACCACCCAGTCCCGCACGCCCCCTGACTCCACCTTCTCCGAGAGTTTCAAGGATGGTTcccaggag GTGTTTTCCTTCCCAGGGGATCTCCAGTTACGCATGGCCTCCATGACGCCTGACGAGTACCCACAGTTCGACGCTATGCCGGG GAATCATTTTGAGTACACCCTCGAGGCGTCCAAGTCCCTGCGTCAGAAGACAGGTGACGGGACGATGACGTACCTCAACAAGGGCCAGTTTTACCCCATCACCCTCAGGGAGGTCGACAGCAAAGGCATCCAGCAGCCCATCACCAAAGTCCGA agtgtggtgatggtggtgttcGGAGAGGAGAAGTGCAGAGATGATCAGCTGAAACACTGGAAGTACTGGCACTCCAGACAGCACACCGCCAAACAGAGGTGTCTGGACATCG CTGACTACAAGGAGAGCTTCAACACCATTGGCAACATTGAGGAGATTTCCTACAATGCCATTTCTTTCACCTGGGACACCAACGAGGAGgccaag ATCTTCATCTCCGTCAACTGCCTGAGCACGGACTTCTCCTCTCAGAAGGGCGTGAAGGGTCTTCCTCTGAACCTGCAGATCGACACCTACAGCTACAACAACCGCAGCAACAAGCCCATCCACCGCGCCTACTGCCAGATCAAAGTCTTCTGCGACAAGGGGGCCGAGAGGAAGATCCGCGACGAGGAGAGGAAGCAGTCCCGCAGGAAAGGGAAGGTGGCCGAGCTCAACCCTGGCCTGGCCT TCGTGGACGTCAAAGTGCCCATCCTCCAGAAGCGCAACGACGTCACCATCTTCAAGATGATGAACGACTTCGAGACCCAGCCTGTCCTCTTCATCCCTGACATTCACTTCTCTTCCTTCCAGCGCCAT CCATACTCgacagaagatggagaggagag TTCGGGCATGAAGAGATTACCCTTCAGTGACGACGAGTTCGGTGCGCCTCCAAACAAGATGGCAAGAGAGGAGGAACCAAAGAAAG TCCTGCTGTACGTGcgcagggagacagaggaggtgttTGATGCTCTCATGCTGAAGAATCCCACGCTGAAAGGCCTGGTGGAAGCT ATTTCAGAAAAGTATGAATTACCTTTGGACAAAGTTGGGAAAGTCTACAAGAAGTGCAAGAAAGg GATTCTAGTCCACATGGACgacaacatcatcaaacactACTCGAACGAAGACACCTTCCAGATCACCATGGAGGATTTGGGCGGCATGTGTAAACTCACCCTCACCGAAATCTGA